DNA from Aliarcobacter butzleri:
ATACAAACTATGTTCTTAAAATTTTGTAAAAGTATTATTTACTATAACTTAACTTCTATAGTCAGCATTTATTTCTACATATTTATAACCTAAATCACATCCATAAGCTGTGAATTTACCATCACCTAAACCAATATCACAAATAATTTTGTATTTGTCTTTTTTTAAAACTTCAAAAGCTTTTGCTTCTGTTGCTGCATCAAAACAAATTTCACCTTTATTAAAAACAATAACATCATTATATGAAATTACAAGTTTTTCTTCATCACAATCAATTTTTGAAGCTCCAATAGTTGATGCAATTCTTCCAAAATTTGGATCTTCTCCAAAAAGTGCAGTTTTTACTAAAAGCGAATTTGATAAAGCTTTAGCAGCAATTTCAGCTTGTTTATCATCTTTTGCATTTATAACTTCAAATGCAGCCACTTTTTTAGCGCCTTCACCATCTGCAACCATTAACATTGCCATATCATACATAACAAGTCTTAAAACTTCTTTGAAAGCCTCTTTATCATAAGCATTTGATTTTCCATTTGCTAAAACCATAACTGTATCATTTGTAGAAGTATCACCATCAACTGAAATAGCATTAAAAGTTGTCTCTTTATTTATATTTAAAGCCTCTTTTATATCTTCATAAGGAGCGGCTGCATCTGTACAAATAAAACATAACATTGTTGCTAAGTTTGGATTTATCATTCCTGCACCTTTTGCAACAGCTCCAATTTTAAATGAAGTTCCATCTTCAAGTTTCACTTCATACATACAAGTTTTAGGATATGCATCTGTTGTCATAATTGCTTTTGATAAGTTTTCACCATTTTTAGCTGTTAAATCAAACTTTTTAGCACCAGTTACTAATTTTTCAATTGGTAATGGATTTCCAATAACTCCAGTACTACTCATAACTGGATTAATCAAATCAAAATCAAGTTGAGAAAACAAAGTATTGATTGATTCTATTCCTTTTCTTCCAGTAAGCGCATTTGCATTTTTTGAGTTTATTAAAACAAAATTTGTTTTGAAATTTTCACCATATTGTAAAAAATGTTTTAAAGGTGCTGCTTGAAACTTATTTTCAGTAAAAACCGCTGCAACAGTACAAGTCTCTTTTGTATAAATAAATCCTAAATCATTATTTCCATTTGGTTTAAGACCTGCATGAATTCCATCACAATAAAACCCATCAATTTGATCAAAAAACCCTTTAATTGGTAAAATAGTAAACATTTTATATATCCTCTGGTTGTTTATTTAAAGTTAAAATTCTTTTTGCTCTTACTATTCCACTTTGTGAGCCAACTAGTAAAAGTTTGCTATTTGCATTTATCATTGTTTCAGCTTTTGGCATTTGAATAAATCGTCCATTATTTTCTGTTATTCCAATTACTGAAACCTTTAATGTGTCTCTTAAACGTAAATCTTTAAGTTCTCTTCCAACAACCCAAGATGTCTCTTTAACAAAAACCTCTTCCATTGCTATTGGAGTATCAATTTTATATAAAAATTCATCAAGAATGTTTTCCATATCTGGACGAATTGCCATTGCACTTACTCTTTTTGCCATAAGTGATGGAGTTGCAACAACTTTATCAGCACCAAGTTTTTTTAATCTTATTTTTTCATTTAATGTTTCTGCATTTGAAATTATTAAAAAAGGTAATCTTCCTAACTCTTTTTCATATAATCTAACAGAAGCAATAAGCGTAATATTATCCGAAATATTTTTTGATAAAGATATGGCACCTTTTGCAGAACTTAAGTGAGCTTTTAAAAATGCTGTCTCTTTATATGGTTCTTCTTTTACAAAATAAGGGTAACCATTTTCTCTAGCAATGTCTTCAATATTATCACTTGGATCAACTACAACAAAAGGAATATGATTTTCTCTAAATTGTCTTGCTAATTGTGCTGTGTATTCATTGTGATAACAAATCACAAAGTGTCTTCTTAATCTTGCTATTTTGTAAAGCATTTTTCTCTCCTTTAATAGCTCTCTTAAATTACCATTCATAAAAACATCTATTACAATACCGACTGCAAACATTGTACTTGCAAAACCAGCATACATTAAAAATGTGGTAAATACTATTGTTTCATTTTTAAAATTTGATTCATTTAAAGCACCAAATCCAGTATTTGTAAGAGTATATGCAGTCTGAAAAATAGCTTGCATAACTGTATAATTCTCAAAATAAACGTAAGCTAGTGTTCCAATTATCATCAATAATTGAATAATTATTAAAGGAAATCGTAAAGGTTTTAGCTTTGAATAAATAATTGGATTTAAATCATATAAGGGTTTAGCTGCTTTTATTTCCCAGCCAATCGTTTTTTTAAATTTAGTGAAGATACTCATGAAAGCACTTTATCTAGTGCTTCTTATGAGTGTTTTTTAAGCGTTCTTAACTCTTTAGCAGAAATTCTTAGTTTTGTAGTAGTTCCATCTTCAAGTGTAACTCTAACTGTTCTAATATTTGGTAAAAATCTTCTTCTAGTTCTGTTCTTTGCATGACTTACGTTGTTACCAACCATTGGTCCTTTTCCAGAAATTGCGCATTTTCTTGACATTTGTTTTCCTTTTTTTTATAGTGAAAAATATTTGCGTATTTTATCTTAATTTTCTTAAGTTAAATTTAAATATTTGATATTTCTTCATTAAATCTTTTCAAATTATTTTCTATACTACACTCTTTAGCTAGCTTGTTATTTTGTTCTTTAATATTTTCTAACTCTTTTTCATCCAATAATATAGCATCAATCTTAAATGCAATAGTTGCATCTGTTGGACTACTCATTGAAGCAAAAACATCAATCACCTCTTTTGCATCATTTTTAATACTTAAAAAAACTACACATTTACAAAACATAGCTTTTAATATATTTGTAGCAAAAGATTTATTATGAGTTGGAAGTAAAAATATATCACTTACTAAAAACAACTCATCAAAATTTTTATAATCATCAATAAGTATAATTTTTTCTTCAAGTTTTTTATATTTTGGAAGTGAAAATTGTAAACTTCCTATTTGTCTTTTATCACCCGCAATTATTATTTTAAAATTTGAATAATTTAGATTTGAACAAATATCTAAAAACTCTTTAATTCCTGATGTTTTAAAATTTTTTGCTGTAAAAAATATAAGTTTTGTATCAAAATTAATATTGAATTTTTTATAAAAATCTATTTTTATTTTATCTTCATTTTCAATATTTATATTTATTGAAGGATAGATAACTTCAATTTTTTCTGATGAAATTTTTAATTCTTCTAATATCTTATTTTTTATAGAAAATGAATTTACTATTGTGATTTTTGAATTTTTTATATTTTTGATTGATTTTTCATCTAAAGAACCACTATGAAAATATACATCTGCATATTTTTTATTGTTAAATAATTTTTTAAAAAAACCTTTATTATTTATAACTTCAATATTTTCTTGTTTTTTTAGCTTTTCTATTAGAATATTTGTTGTTTTATATGAGATTGTAGTTTTCATCTAAATACTTTCTTGACTTAAAATAACTCTTATTATAGTTAAAACTGCTTTATGATAATATTTAATAAATAATATATAGAAAAAGGATTTTTTATTCAAACAAATAAAAAGAAAATAATTTATCTTGACAGAGATGGAGTTATAAATAAAGATTTTGGATATGTTTATGAAATTGATAAATTTGAGTTTATAAATGGAGTTTTTGAAGCTTGTAAATATTTTATAAATCTAGGATATGAAATTATCGTGATTACAAATCAATCTGGAATTGGAAGAAATTACTACACGAAAGAGGATTTTATAAAACTTACAAATTGGATGAAAAATGAGTTTAAAAAAAATGGCATTAATATTTTAAATGTCTATTTTTGTCCTCATGCTCCTGAAGAAAATTGTAATTGTAGAAAACCACAAATTGGTATGATTACACAATCATTAAACGATTTTGATATAGATTTACAAAAATCTTGGCTAATTGGAGATAAAATGAGTGATATTCAAACTGCAATTAGTGCAAATATTCCAAATAAAATATTAATTTCAAAAGAGAAAGATGATAAAGTTTTACATGTAGTTGAAACTTTATTTGATACAATAAACATAATAAAACAGTAAGGTCTAACATGAAATATACAGATATAAATTTTAATAAAAAAACGATACTAATTACTGGTGGAGCTGGTTTTATAGGCTCTAGTTTGGCTTTTTATTTTCAAAATAATTACCCAAAATCAAAAATTGTAGTTTTAGATAGTTTTAGAAGTGGTGAAACTTTTAGTAATGGAAATTTAAAAAGTTTTGGTCACTTTAAAAATCTTTTAGGTTTTAAAGGCATTGTTATAAGTGGTGATATAAACGATAAAAGTGTTTTAAAATCTTTAGAAAAAAATTATAAATTTGACTATATTTTTCATCAAGCTGCTATTTCAGATACAACTGTACAAGAGCAAGATTTAATGATAAAAACAAATGTAAATGCTTATGAAGATTTATTAAAAATTGCAATAAAGCATAAAGCAAATATGATTTATGCAAGTAGTGCAGCAACTTATGGAGATAGTGATAGATTTGAAGTTGGGTATGAACAGCCAAATAATGCTTACGGTTTTAGTAAAGTTATGATGGATAATGTGACTTATGAGTACTTAAAAAAAGATTTAGATATTTCAATAGTTGGATTAAAATATTTTAATGTTTATGGACCAAGAGAGTTTTTCAAAAATAAAACTGCATCAATGGTAGTTCAATTTGGACATCAAATACTAAAAGGACTTACTCCAAAACTTTTTGAAGGAAGTGACAAAATATTAAGAGACTTTATCTATATTGAAGATATTATTCAAGCAAATATAAAAGCTTGTACTCCTAAAAAATCTGGTGTTTATAATGTTGGAACAGCAAATGCTAGAAGTTTCGAAGATATAGTAAATATCTTGCAAAAAGAGTTACAAATAAATAATGGTAAAGAGTATATTCCAAATCCTTATGTTGGTTCTTACCAATTTTTCACACAAGCAAATATAGAAACTACAACGAAGTATTTAGGATATGAACCAAAATTTAGTTTAGAAGATGGAATAAAAGCATATATTCCTGAAATTTTAAAACTATTTAAAGAAGAAGTAAAATAGATGAAAATGTTGAGTAAAAAACCAAATATTTTAGTAATTGGTGATTTGATGATAGATCACTATTTATGGGGAAGTTGTGATAGGATTTCTCCTGAAGCGCCAGTTCAAGTTGTAAATGTAAAAAAAGAGAGTTCTGTTTTAGGTGGAGCAGGAAATGTTATAAATAATCTTTTTACTCTTGGTACAACTGTTGATGTAATAAGTGTAATTGGAGATGATAATGTTGCAAATGAACTAAAAAGTTTATTAGAAAAAATCAAAATATCAACTTCAAATTTAATAGTTGAGAATAATAGAAAAACATCTAAAAAAAGCCGACTTATAGCTTCACAGCAACAAGTTTTAAGATATGATATGGAAAGTATTGATGATATAAATGAAGAAAGTCATAAAAAAATCATCTCAAATCTTGAAAAAAATATTAAAAAATATAGTTCAATTATACTTTCTGATTATGGAAAAGGTGTATTAACTACAAAATTAACACAAGATATTATAAATATTGCAAATAAAAATAGTGTAAAAGTTTTAGTTGATCCAAAAGGAAAAGATTATAGTAAATATAAAGGTTCATATACTCTTACTCCAAATAAAAAAGAGGCTCAAGAAGCTACAAATATAGATATAAAAGATGAAAATTCTTTAATAAATGCTTTAAAAGATTTAAAAGAAAAATGTGATTTAGAAGTATCTCTTATAACTTTAAGTGAACAAGGAATTGCTATTTTTGATGAAAATCTTACTATAAAACCAACTGTTGCTAGAGAAGTTTATGATGTAACAGGAGCTGGTGATACGGTAATTGCTTCAATTGCTTTTGCTTTAGGAAATGATTTAAATATAAATGAAGCTGTAAGTTTTGCAAATTTAGCAGCTGGTGTTGTTGTAGGGAAACTTGGAAGTGCAACAACGACTTTAGATGAAATTTACGAATACGAATCAAGTTTACACAAATCAAATTCAAACTCTCATATAAAAACTTTTGAAGAGATTGAAAAATTAGCAGCAAAACTTCATAATCTTGGTAAAAAAATAGTTTTCACAAATGGTTGTTTTGACATACTTCATGTAGGGCATGTAAAATACCTAGAAGAAGCAAGAAGTTATGGTGATGTTTTGATACTAGGTTTAAACGCTGATAGCAGTGTAAAAAAACTAAAAGGTGAATCAAGACCTATAAATAATCAAGATGATAGAGCATATATTTTAGCTTCACTTGAAAGTGTAGATTATGTAGTTATTTTTGAAGAAGAAACTCCTTATGAGTTAATTAAATTAATTAAACCACATGTTTTAGTAAAAGGTGGAGATTATGAAGGTAAGGATGTTGTTGGTCAAGATATAGCAGATGAATTAAAATTAGTAAAATTTGTAGATGGAAAAAGTACAACAAATACGATAAAAAGGATACAAGAAAATGAAAAGTGCAATAATTAAAGAGTTTTTAGCACATCAAGAAACAATAGCAAAAGTTATAGAAACTATGCAAGAGCCTTTAGAAAAAGCTTCAAAAATTGCAGTTGAAACTTTAAAAAATGGAAATAAAATCTTACTTTGTGGTAATGGAGGAAGCGCAGCAGATGCACAACACTTTGCAGCAGAACTAACAGGGAGATATAAAACAGAAAGACGAGGATTACCAGGAATTGCTCTTACAACTGATACAAGCGCACTAACAGCTATTGGAAATGACTATGGATATGATAGAGTTTTTGATAGACAAGTTGAAGCTTTAGCTTCTAAAGGTGATTTACTTATTGGTATTTCTACTTCAGGAAATAGTACTAATGTAATAAATGCATTAAAAGTAGCAAGGGATTTGGGTTGTAAAACTATTGGTTTAACAGGACGTGACGGAGGAAAAATGAACGAACTTTGTGATATAAATTTAGTTGTTCCTTCAAATGATACTCCAAGAATACAAGAGATGCATATACTTTTTGAACACACAATTTGTCAAATTATTGATAATGAATTAAGCCATTAACTATTGATAAACTAAATTAAAATAAAATTAAATTTTAAATAAGAAGGTAGATTATTTCTTCCTTCTTTAAACCAAAAATTTGAGGTTTTATGAAACTTATAAAAGAACTTTTTAAAGTTTATCTGCTTTTTGTTGCTCTTTTTTTAATTGGAAGATTTTTTTTCTATCTGTTATATTTTGAAAGATTTAATGATATATCATTTTCTGAATCTTTATTAACATTTATTTATGGATTAAGGATGGATACAATAGTTATTTGTATAATTCTTATTATTCCAACAATTTTTTTAGCTATTACTCCAAAAATATTTTCAAATTTCATCTCAAAATTTTTAAATATTTATATTCTGTTTTTTTTACTAATTGCATTATTTATTGAATGTGCATCTTTTCCATTTTTTGTACAATATGATTTAAGACCAAATTATCTTTTTATTGAATATTTGGAGTATCCACAAGAAGTAACTTCTTTACTTTTTAAAGATTATAAATTTCAATTTATTGCTGTTTTTATATTAATCATTGCAACAATTAGAATATATTCTAAATCAAAATTTATAAATTTTGAACAAGTATTTAAACAAAATTATATATCAAGAATTTTAATTCTTGCACCAATTTTATTAGTTTTGTTTTTAGGTATTCGTTCATCTTTAGGGCACAGACCTGTAAATATTTCCGATGCATTATATAGTAAAAATAGAGTTATAAATGAGATTACAAAAAACTCTTTGCATTCTCTTGGTTATGCTTATTATTCAAATAAAAAAGCTGAAAACAATATATCAAAATATGGGAAAATTGATATAAAAGAAGCATATAAAGTTGCTTCTTTGGCTATTGGTATTAATTACAAAGATGAAAAAAAACCTTTTTATAGAGAAGTTAAATCAAAATTAGCTTCAAAAAAACAAAAAAATCTCGTAATTTTTATACAAGAAAGCATGGGTGCACAATTTACTGGATTTATAGGTAAACAAAACTTCACTCCAAACTTAGATAACTTAGCTCAAGACTATCTATCATTTACAAATTTATACTCGAATGGTACAAGAAGTGTTAGAGGTCTAGCCGCACTTACTAGTGGGACTTTGCCAATTAATGGAATTGAAGTAATAAAAAGAAATAAGTCTCAAGAAGATTATTTTACTGTTGCTAGTTTATTAAAGCCTTATGGTTATAAATCAAGTTTTATTTATGGTGGAGAAGCAAGGTTTGACAATATGAAAGGTTGGTATTTAGGAAATGGTTTCGATGAAGTAATTGAACAAAAAGATTTTACAAATCCAATTTTCACTAGTACTTGGGGTGTTAGTGATGAAGATTTAGTCATAAAAGCAAATGAAAAATTCAAATCTTATTATGAAAATAATGAAAAATTTGTAAGTGTTATGTTTAGTTCTTCAAATCATATGCCT
Protein-coding regions in this window:
- the argJ gene encoding bifunctional glutamate N-acetyltransferase/amino-acid acetyltransferase ArgJ; protein product: MFTILPIKGFFDQIDGFYCDGIHAGLKPNGNNDLGFIYTKETCTVAAVFTENKFQAAPLKHFLQYGENFKTNFVLINSKNANALTGRKGIESINTLFSQLDFDLINPVMSSTGVIGNPLPIEKLVTGAKKFDLTAKNGENLSKAIMTTDAYPKTCMYEVKLEDGTSFKIGAVAKGAGMINPNLATMLCFICTDAAAPYEDIKEALNINKETTFNAISVDGDTSTNDTVMVLANGKSNAYDKEAFKEVLRLVMYDMAMLMVADGEGAKKVAAFEVINAKDDKQAEIAAKALSNSLLVKTALFGEDPNFGRIASTIGASKIDCDEEKLVISYNDVIVFNKGEICFDAATEAKAFEVLKKDKYKIICDIGLGDGKFTAYGCDLGYKYVEINADYRS
- a CDS encoding potassium channel family protein, whose amino-acid sequence is MSIFTKFKKTIGWEIKAAKPLYDLNPIIYSKLKPLRFPLIIIQLLMIIGTLAYVYFENYTVMQAIFQTAYTLTNTGFGALNESNFKNETIVFTTFLMYAGFASTMFAVGIVIDVFMNGNLRELLKERKMLYKIARLRRHFVICYHNEYTAQLARQFRENHIPFVVVDPSDNIEDIARENGYPYFVKEEPYKETAFLKAHLSSAKGAISLSKNISDNITLIASVRLYEKELGRLPFLIISNAETLNEKIRLKKLGADKVVATPSLMAKRVSAMAIRPDMENILDEFLYKIDTPIAMEEVFVKETSWVVGRELKDLRLRDTLKVSVIGITENNGRFIQMPKAETMINANSKLLLVGSQSGIVRAKRILTLNKQPEDI
- the rpmB gene encoding 50S ribosomal protein L28, translating into MSRKCAISGKGPMVGNNVSHAKNRTRRRFLPNIRTVRVTLEDGTTTKLRISAKELRTLKKHS
- a CDS encoding glycosyltransferase, yielding MKTTISYKTTNILIEKLKKQENIEVINNKGFFKKLFNNKKYADVYFHSGSLDEKSIKNIKNSKITIVNSFSIKNKILEELKISSEKIEVIYPSININIENEDKIKIDFYKKFNINFDTKLIFFTAKNFKTSGIKEFLDICSNLNYSNFKIIIAGDKRQIGSLQFSLPKYKKLEEKIILIDDYKNFDELFLVSDIFLLPTHNKSFATNILKAMFCKCVVFLSIKNDAKEVIDVFASMSSPTDATIAFKIDAILLDEKELENIKEQNNKLAKECSIENNLKRFNEEISNI
- the gmhB gene encoding D-glycero-beta-D-manno-heptose 1,7-bisphosphate 7-phosphatase translates to MYLDRDGVINKDFGYVYEIDKFEFINGVFEACKYFINLGYEIIVITNQSGIGRNYYTKEDFIKLTNWMKNEFKKNGINILNVYFCPHAPEENCNCRKPQIGMITQSLNDFDIDLQKSWLIGDKMSDIQTAISANIPNKILISKEKDDKVLHVVETLFDTINIIKQ
- the rfaD gene encoding ADP-glyceromanno-heptose 6-epimerase; protein product: MKYTDINFNKKTILITGGAGFIGSSLAFYFQNNYPKSKIVVLDSFRSGETFSNGNLKSFGHFKNLLGFKGIVISGDINDKSVLKSLEKNYKFDYIFHQAAISDTTVQEQDLMIKTNVNAYEDLLKIAIKHKANMIYASSAATYGDSDRFEVGYEQPNNAYGFSKVMMDNVTYEYLKKDLDISIVGLKYFNVYGPREFFKNKTASMVVQFGHQILKGLTPKLFEGSDKILRDFIYIEDIIQANIKACTPKKSGVYNVGTANARSFEDIVNILQKELQINNGKEYIPNPYVGSYQFFTQANIETTTKYLGYEPKFSLEDGIKAYIPEILKLFKEEVK
- the rfaE1 gene encoding D-glycero-beta-D-manno-heptose-7-phosphate kinase, coding for MKMLSKKPNILVIGDLMIDHYLWGSCDRISPEAPVQVVNVKKESSVLGGAGNVINNLFTLGTTVDVISVIGDDNVANELKSLLEKIKISTSNLIVENNRKTSKKSRLIASQQQVLRYDMESIDDINEESHKKIISNLEKNIKKYSSIILSDYGKGVLTTKLTQDIINIANKNSVKVLVDPKGKDYSKYKGSYTLTPNKKEAQEATNIDIKDENSLINALKDLKEKCDLEVSLITLSEQGIAIFDENLTIKPTVAREVYDVTGAGDTVIASIAFALGNDLNINEAVSFANLAAGVVVGKLGSATTTLDEIYEYESSLHKSNSNSHIKTFEEIEKLAAKLHNLGKKIVFTNGCFDILHVGHVKYLEEARSYGDVLILGLNADSSVKKLKGESRPINNQDDRAYILASLESVDYVVIFEEETPYELIKLIKPHVLVKGGDYEGKDVVGQDIADELKLVKFVDGKSTTNTIKRIQENEKCNN
- the gmhA gene encoding D-sedoheptulose 7-phosphate isomerase, giving the protein MKSAIIKEFLAHQETIAKVIETMQEPLEKASKIAVETLKNGNKILLCGNGGSAADAQHFAAELTGRYKTERRGLPGIALTTDTSALTAIGNDYGYDRVFDRQVEALASKGDLLIGISTSGNSTNVINALKVARDLGCKTIGLTGRDGGKMNELCDINLVVPSNDTPRIQEMHILFEHTICQIIDNELSH
- a CDS encoding LTA synthase family protein; amino-acid sequence: MKLIKELFKVYLLFVALFLIGRFFFYLLYFERFNDISFSESLLTFIYGLRMDTIVICIILIIPTIFLAITPKIFSNFISKFLNIYILFFLLIALFIECASFPFFVQYDLRPNYLFIEYLEYPQEVTSLLFKDYKFQFIAVFILIIATIRIYSKSKFINFEQVFKQNYISRILILAPILLVLFLGIRSSLGHRPVNISDALYSKNRVINEITKNSLHSLGYAYYSNKKAENNISKYGKIDIKEAYKVASLAIGINYKDEKKPFYREVKSKLASKKQKNLVIFIQESMGAQFTGFIGKQNFTPNLDNLAQDYLSFTNLYSNGTRSVRGLAALTSGTLPINGIEVIKRNKSQEDYFTVASLLKPYGYKSSFIYGGEARFDNMKGWYLGNGFDEVIEQKDFTNPIFTSTWGVSDEDLVIKANEKFKSYYENNEKFVSVMFSSSNHMPFELPDGKIEFEKNIPKTSVENAIKYADFAIGKFFELAKKEDYFKDTVFVVIADHNVRVYGDQIVPIDMFQIPAVIVSSDIPHQIFTNLTSQADVLATALDLIGIDLSYPILGNSIFKDNKKNINLMIFDEIYAYRKEDKVAILVPNMPIKTYLYKDKKLIEIENDLVLEKEALALIYVLDDMYKNKSYK